ACGAATTCAGCGGTATATGCTTCTGTCGCGTGGCTGTCTTGATGGCTGTAATGATCTGTCTTGTGATACAAAGCTCTGCAAACGCTTTAAAAGAAGTCAGCTTGTCCTCTTTATAATCACGGATTGCTTTGTATAAACCAATCATACCCTCCTGGACAATATCTTCCTTATCTGCCCCGATTAAAAAATACGAGCGGGCTTTCGCTCTTACGAAATTACGGTATTTCCTGATCAAAAAATCGAGCGCTTCGCTGTGACCCTGATGGACGGCTTCTATAATCTCTTCATCATCCATGCCTTCTAATCGATTATCAAATGCTTCTGTCCTGATGATATTGCTCACACGCATCCCCCCGAGCAAAACAATAGATAGAAATATTATACATTACAGAAAATTCAATCGTCAACCTATCATTGTTCTCCACGGCGCCATTTTTCGAAAATTTCAGCAACTTCTTCTGATAATTGAATCTTGGAAGCCGGCCGTTTCTCGCTCGAATTCCTTACTTTTCTTTCAATCTTTTTTTCAATGACTTCCACCTCGGTCAAGAGCTCCCTCGCTGATTTGCGAAGGGCTCCCTGCCCAAAGATGGCCCATTGCTCGGTGAAATCAGAAGTGGCTACATGAATCTGTGTTTTAATATTGCTTAACTCAATGGCCAATCTTTCAATTCGTTCATCTGCCGTTTCATTTTCTCTGGTGAAAAGAACTTCCACTTTATAATTTTGATATTTCCGGGCGATCCCCTGTACGTAGTATGCATCAAACACGACAATGACACGGTAGCCCGTATACCCCTGATACTCTGCCATTTGTTCCACCAGGCGGTCTCTTGCTGCGGCTAGGTCCTTATGCTTCAATTCATTCAATTCCGGCCATGCACCGATTATGTTATAGCCATCCACAAGGAGGATATCCATCTTCCCTATTCTCCCAATGGGTGGCGTTTACGATAAACCTCATACATTAAAATACTAGCTGCCACCGAAGCGTTTAGTGATGTAACATGACCGATCATAGGCAACTGAACAAGGAAATCACATTTATCCCGCAAAATGCGGCTCATCCCTTTTCCTTCACTTCCGATAATCAAACCGATCGGAAGCGTACCGTCCAACTGGCGGAAATCCTGCTTACCCTTCGCATCCGTCCCGGCGACCCATACACCGCGTTCTTTCAACTCATCCACCGCTCTCGACAGATTCGTCACACGTGCCACGGGAATATGTTCAATCGCCCCGGTGGAAGCCTTGGCTACAGTTGATGTAAGTCCCACCGCTCTTCGCTTCGGAATAATGATCCCGTGGGCACCCGCTGCATCAGCCGTCCTCATTATGGAACCCAGGTTATGGGGATCTTCCAGTTCATCCAGGATGAGGATAAAGGGATCCTCCCCTTTTTGTTCTGCCTTTTGAAATAGATCATCCAGTTCAGCATACTGATAAGCGGCCACAGAAGCGACGACCCCTTGGTGATTCTCCGATACCATCTGCTCGATTTTCTTCTTCGGGACATACTGGACCATGACATTGGATTCCTTGGCAAGTCCGACGATCTGCTGGATCGAGCCTTTCTGGGAACCTTCCGCTATCCAGATCTTATTGATATCCCTTCCTGACTTTAACGCTTCTATGACAGGATTTCTTCCTCCGATAAAATCTTTACTCATTTCTGTTCCTCCTTTCCTGCCTGGGCTTGTTCAAAAATGATCTTCAACAGTTCCTCTAATCGATCCGTCCGATTAAGTAAAAACAAATATCCAATAAGAGCCTCAAAAGCAGTGCTGTGTTTATACGTTTGTACATCCGTGTTTTTAGGCGTTGTCCCCGATTTCGCATTCCGGCCGCGCTTGACGATCGATATCTCTTCTTCCGATAAGAGGTCCTGATCGAACAACGTCCGGAGAATGGCCGCCTGCGCTTTAGCAGACACATACTTCGTCGCAGCCCTGTGCAGTTGATTCGGTTTGATCTTCCCCTTGGTTAGCAGGAGCTGCCGTACATATGTTTCATATACAGCATCCCCCATATACGCAAGTGCAAGTGCATTGATTTGTTTCGCATCGATTTGTTCATTTGTCTCGTAAAGCATTAAGATCCCCTTTTCCAGCGGGTGCCTTGAGGAGTATCTTCCAGGATGATATCCATGTCTTTCAATGTATCCCGGATCTCATCTGCCAGTTGGAAGTTTCGGTCTTTACGGGCTTGAATACGCTTTTCGATCATCTCTTCCACTTCTTCATCCAGTATTCCCGCTTCCTGCAGCGTCAGTCCAAGTACAGAGAAGAAATCTTCAAACTGGTTTAAGAACCCGTCAATGACTTCTGTTGATGTATTTTTCTCCATCAAGTAATAGTTCGCTTGTCTGGATAGTTCGAATAGAATGGAAATCGCATTGGCCGTATTGAAATCATCGTCCATATCCGTAATGAATTGAGCTTTCAACTCACGGATTTTGTCCAGCCATTCCTGATTATTGTCCGTTAAGTTCGTAC
The DNA window shown above is from Rossellomorea vietnamensis and carries:
- a CDS encoding NYN domain-containing protein; its protein translation is MDILLVDGYNIIGAWPELNELKHKDLAAARDRLVEQMAEYQGYTGYRVIVVFDAYYVQGIARKYQNYKVEVLFTRENETADERIERLAIELSNIKTQIHVATSDFTEQWAIFGQGALRKSARELLTEVEVIEKKIERKVRNSSEKRPASKIQLSEEVAEIFEKWRRGEQ
- the rlmB gene encoding 23S rRNA (guanosine(2251)-2'-O)-methyltransferase RlmB is translated as MSKDFIGGRNPVIEALKSGRDINKIWIAEGSQKGSIQQIVGLAKESNVMVQYVPKKKIEQMVSENHQGVVASVAAYQYAELDDLFQKAEQKGEDPFILILDELEDPHNLGSIMRTADAAGAHGIIIPKRRAVGLTSTVAKASTGAIEHIPVARVTNLSRAVDELKERGVWVAGTDAKGKQDFRQLDGTLPIGLIIGSEGKGMSRILRDKCDFLVQLPMIGHVTSLNASVAASILMYEVYRKRHPLGE
- a CDS encoding Mini-ribonuclease 3, whose amino-acid sequence is MLYETNEQIDAKQINALALAYMGDAVYETYVRQLLLTKGKIKPNQLHRAATKYVSAKAQAAILRTLFDQDLLSEEEISIVKRGRNAKSGTTPKNTDVQTYKHSTAFEALIGYLFLLNRTDRLEELLKIIFEQAQAGKEEQK